ATCTGTTCCCTGGATAGACCGACCCATCACTTGTTTTTTCGTTTTTTATTCTTTGGTTTCACAACCCCAAACCCCGTGGTTTTCTTCCCTGACTTCTTCTGGCTCTGTGATAAGGCACCCTTGCCAAAGGCGTGTAATTTGCCCTGTTCAGGTTGCGACTCAGTGGGCATATTTGCCAATTGGCGGATATGCTCCATCCATTCGGGTTCCTGATGCTGAAGTTCTTCTGGAGAAAAGTCGGCTTCTGTTGCCAATCCTAACGAAATCTGCACTCTTGCCCAGCTGCCACAAAACATTTCGTCCATTGGGCCTTCTTTGTAAGCCCGTTCGAGCACACTGGCGGCTCCAGTCGCTTTTAAGTTGAGTAATTCGCAGACTAAACTTCCATTAGTCTCTGCTGCCTGTTCCTTGTGTCGAGCCAGGGCTGCTGTTAATTCATCAATGCAGTCTTGCCGATAATCAGGATATCGTTGAGCAATTTTGGTGAGTCCTGAAGCGGCTGTAGATATACCCAGCCAAGGGCGTTTCCCTTCAGCTAGATAATCTGAGAGTGTTGGAATACAGGTTGGACCTATTTTTGCCAAGATGGCGGGCAACTCTTCCCTTAAAAAGTCATACTCACTATCAAAGAGAGCCAACAGTGCTTGAATCGCATTCTCTGTTTTGAGTTGACCTAATGCACGACAAGCATGCATGGGGGAGTAACACTCTCCCTCATCATCCCAGTTCAAGTTTTCTTCAGCAGCGAGCCGACTGAGTTCAGGGATATGAGCTTCTGTAAATCCAAGGGCTTGAAGATAGTCAATATCTTCAGAGCTGTTTAAATCTGCAGGATATCCTTGGGTGAGGAGTTGGGCTACAGGATCTTGGTAAGCAGGGATAGGCATAGTTTCAAGAACAGAAGGCGTGTTAATAGTAGCATTGACCCAGTTGGCTTTGTGTGCCCAGGCATTGACCTCGATCAGCACTCCCCGATCGAGCCCCACAACCGTTTGAATGAAGGTCATCGAGATATATGGTTAACCCTGTCGATGAAAATGCGGGGTACTGCTTTGCCCGATGTTTGAAACAATTGGATACACCTTTCCTCCTTGGTTTGGGAAAGATGACTAAAAACAAGACCATCAACAATAGCAGCTCAACTCGATTCCCCATTATTGGGATATCTGTCACTCTTCTAACTGTTTGGCTAAAGACCCAATAGAGCAGAGTTGAGCAAAGCCAGCCCTTCTAAACTTCGAGTCCTCTCACCCTCGATCAATAGGAACATCGGGCAACCGACTCCATTCCTGCCAAGAGCCATCATAGTTACGCACTTGGGGGTAGCCCAACAAATATTTCAAAACAAACCAAACGTAGGCAGAGCGTCCACCAATGGCACAGTAGGGAAATATTCTCTTATTCGTTGTAATCCCTTGCTGTTGGAAGAGAGCGTGTAACTCATCCGCCGACTTGAACGTTCCATCCTCATTCAGCGTCTCGGCATGGTCTAGATGCACAGCTCCAGGGATATGTCCCCCAACTTCATCTCCTTGGGTTGGTTCCATCAGATACAGTTCACCCGCATATTCAGCCTGTGTTCTTACATCTAGCAAGACTTGATTAGGTCTCTCCAGCGCAGCGAGTACTTCCGCAGACAAGACTCGTAAATTAGCATCAGGTCCTTGCACCGGATACAGAGTTGCGGGGAAAGTTGATAACTCCGAAACTACAGGCCCCCTTTGGGCGATCCATTGCTGATATCCCCCATTGAGCACCACTATATTTTGATGGCCAAAGAGCTGAAATAGCCAAAACATAAATGCCCCCGTACCGGGGTAGCTGCCGTAAGCGACAACGGTTGTAGTTGCGTCAATCCCAGACTTTCCCAGCAAGGTACTGAAGGCACCAGGATCTAAATTAAGGGACAAATCTGGCATCATCAGTTCTATGCCAATCTGCCAAAAAACTGCACCGGGAATATGGGCATTGCTGTAAGTCTCAGGACTCATCTCCACCTCAAGAATGCGAAGATTAGAGTCGTTGAGATGCTCCTTCAGCCATTGTGGATCAACTAAGACTTCGGGATTGGCATACTCAGACATGGGCGATACTCTCGTCAAAAGGACTACCGCTAAGATTAGGGAAGTAGGTCACCTAGACCCAGTCCTCGATCGGGTACTCTTTGAGGCATTGTGATGATCATGATTCAAGAGTTGTTCACCGCCATTCATCAAGCCCCAACTGAACAAGCGTTGCGACAGCAGGTTATTCCCTCGTTGGGGCAGTACTTTTCCAGTACACGGCAAGGGCTATTTTTCTTCGATCAGCTTGCCGTGCTAGAGCCTCAGTTGCAACAAGTGATGGACCGTGCCCTCTCCATAGAACACAACCCTGTTGTCCGATATATTACTGAGCGCCATGCGCCCGTTCATGAATCTCTGGTCACATCCCCCAAGGTCTGGCGGATGATTTGCCCTCGTCTAGATCATTGGCATGTGATGGCAGGGCCATTAGTAAGCCAAGGACGGCTTGTAGGAGCAGTGGGCTTGACCCGTGAACAAGCCAAACCCGCTTTTGATACCCAAGACTTAGCGGATTTGAGTGCCATTTGCTTACACCTGTCGACTTGGGTCGCTGCAGTCAAACCTCAGGAAAATGCCCAAAAACGAGAATGCTTAACCCCCCGTGAATTAGAGATTGCTGAATTGGTGGCATCGGGTTTAACCAATGCAGCCATTGGCAAAGAACTGTGGATTACAGAAAATTCTGTCAAGCAGGCGTTAAAGCGGATGTTTCGCAAGCTAGAGGTGTCATCACGGGCAGAGTTAGTTGCCCAGATCTTTACAACTACCAGACAAGATGCTGGACAGCACTACAACCTCAGCCTGTGACCCAGAAGCAGCGAGCGGGGCTTTGGGCCTATTTTTCAATTAGTAGCGAATAATCGGCTGATATTGGCCTTGAGGCGCAAATGTTGCGGAGTATTATGACTCTGTTAAAACTATCAACATTTCAGACCCTCTCCCCCAACCTTATGGGACGATCAAGGGGTAAAGATACGGCAGACTTCCGTATCGCCATCTAGCAAGCCTCTTCCCAGCTTTTTATGAGTGCAGTTGCCAAGGAAGGGCAATGCTAAAGGAGGATAAGCTATGAAACGCAAACTCTTAGTGGTTTTTGCATTCCTCACCCCTTTGCTCTGGGCTCGTCCTGTCCAAGCGGCAGATCCTGTTCAGGTCCAGCAGCTTTTAACGACTAACTCCTGCGAAGGGTGTGATCTTTCAGGTGTAGATCTGCGGCAAGCTCATCTGATTGGAGCTGACTTGCGGAATGCTGATTTGACGGGTGCTCAACTGCAAGAAGCCAATTTAGA
The Acaryochloris marina S15 genome window above contains:
- a CDS encoding sulfurtransferase, which gives rise to MSEYANPEVLVDPQWLKEHLNDSNLRILEVEMSPETYSNAHIPGAVFWQIGIELMMPDLSLNLDPGAFSTLLGKSGIDATTTVVAYGSYPGTGAFMFWLFQLFGHQNIVVLNGGYQQWIAQRGPVVSELSTFPATLYPVQGPDANLRVLSAEVLAALERPNQVLLDVRTQAEYAGELYLMEPTQGDEVGGHIPGAVHLDHAETLNEDGTFKSADELHALFQQQGITTNKRIFPYCAIGGRSAYVWFVLKYLLGYPQVRNYDGSWQEWSRLPDVPIDRG
- a CDS encoding LuxR C-terminal-related transcriptional regulator, coding for MIMIQELFTAIHQAPTEQALRQQVIPSLGQYFSSTRQGLFFFDQLAVLEPQLQQVMDRALSIEHNPVVRYITERHAPVHESLVTSPKVWRMICPRLDHWHVMAGPLVSQGRLVGAVGLTREQAKPAFDTQDLADLSAICLHLSTWVAAVKPQENAQKRECLTPRELEIAELVASGLTNAAIGKELWITENSVKQALKRMFRKLEVSSRAELVAQIFTTTRQDAGQHYNLSL
- a CDS encoding HEAT repeat domain-containing protein, with product MTFIQTVVGLDRGVLIEVNAWAHKANWVNATINTPSVLETMPIPAYQDPVAQLLTQGYPADLNSSEDIDYLQALGFTEAHIPELSRLAAEENLNWDDEGECYSPMHACRALGQLKTENAIQALLALFDSEYDFLREELPAILAKIGPTCIPTLSDYLAEGKRPWLGISTAASGLTKIAQRYPDYRQDCIDELTAALARHKEQAAETNGSLVCELLNLKATGAASVLERAYKEGPMDEMFCGSWARVQISLGLATEADFSPEELQHQEPEWMEHIRQLANMPTESQPEQGKLHAFGKGALSQSQKKSGKKTTGFGVVKPKNKKRKNK
- a CDS encoding pentapeptide repeat-containing protein; this translates as MKRKLLVVFAFLTPLLWARPVQAADPVQVQQLLTTNSCEGCDLSGVDLRQAHLIGADLRNADLTGAQLQEANLEGADLTGASLKQADLTDAFLTNASLNLTRLESVNMTRARLYNVEARGAVIANINLTDVKMWGTPISIGGE